Proteins found in one Quercus robur chromosome 2, dhQueRobu3.1, whole genome shotgun sequence genomic segment:
- the LOC126713043 gene encoding protein MITOFERRINLIKE 1, chloroplastic, translated as MDTRISTTTSNDYPNPHPDFTSLFTNLTTTLISHPKPKTHHLSFASISLKPTARPPKPQTQILKTLSVLERAFIGAAGGGIAGAFTYVCLHPLDTIKTKLQTKGASDVYANTFDAVIKTFQSKGILGFYSGVSAVIVGSTASSAVYFGTCEFGKSLLSKFDNFPTVLIPPTAGAMGNILSSAIMVPKELITQRMQAGAVKGRSWQVLLSILEKDGVLGLYAGYSATLLRNLPAGVLSYSSFEYLKAAVLRNTNKPYLEPIQSVCCGALAGAISASITTPLDVVKTRLMTQVHGEAVNKVAAVAYSGVVATVKQILKEEGWVGFTRGMGPRVVHSACFSALGYFAFETARLAVLQQYLKRKEKEFSVA; from the coding sequence ATGGATACCAGAATATCCACGACCACCTCCAATGACTATCCAAACCCACACCCAGATTTCACTTCTCTCTTCACCAACCTCACCACCACACTCATCTCTcaccccaaacccaaaacccaccaTCTCTCTTTCGCATCCATTTCCTTAAAACCCACAGCAAGACCCCCAaaaccccaaacccaaatcctCAAAACCCTCTCCGTCCTCGAACGCGCCTTCATAGGCGCAGCCGGTGGAGGCATTGCTGGCGCCTTCACCTACGTATGTCTTCACCCACTCGACACAATCAAAACCAAACTCCAAACCAAAGGCGCTTCTGACGTTTACGCAAACACCTTCGATGCAGTCATCAAAACCTTCCAATCCAAAGGCATTTTGGGATTCTACAGCGGCGTTTCCGCTGTAATTGTTGGTTCAACCGCTTCTTCGGCGGTTTATTTCGGTACTTGTGAGTTTGGGAAGTCGTTGTTGTCGAAATTCGACAACTTCCCTACGGTTCTCATTCCCCCAACTGCTGGGGCAATGGGAAATATCTTGTCTTCAGCGATTATGGTCCCTAAAGAGTTGATCACGCAGCGAATGCAAGCTGGCGCGGTGAAAGGGCGGTCGTGGCAAGTTTTGTTGAGTATTTTGGAGAAGGATGGTGTGTTGGGTTTGTACGCAGGTTACTCTGCCACATTGTTGAGGAATTTGCCTGCTGGGGTTTTGAGTTATTCGTCTTTCGAGTACTTGAAAGCTGCGGTGTTGAGGAACACCAATAAGCCTTATTTGGAGCCTATTCAGAGTGTGTGTTGTGGTGCATTGGCTGGTGCTATATCTGCTTCGATCACTACGCCGCTTGATGTGGTGAAGACTAGATTGATGACTCAGGTTCATGGGGAGGCTGTGAATAAAGTTGCAGCAGTTGCGTATAGTGGGGTGGTTGCCACTGTGAAGCAGATATTGAAGGAGGAAGGGTGGGTTGGGTTCACTAGAGGAATGGGGCCAAGGGTTGTTCACAGTGCGTGTTTTTCGGCATTGGGGTACTTTGCCTTCGAGACTGCTAGGCTTGCAGTGTTGCAGCAGTATCTCAAAAGGAAGGAGAAGGAATTCTCTGTTGCTTAA
- the LOC126713044 gene encoding L-type lectin-domain containing receptor kinase S.6 — protein MRSSSLLLFWVHFFLFFNFNFLSLSTPFLPTKNVTLFGDAYFRNNAISLTQEISCLSSSSSSSDTHIGVGRAFYVYPIRFLDSETNATASFSCHFSFSIMPSPFCPSGDGIAFLITDNAKSFSPSRGYMGLPETEQDSDEQDSFFAVEFDTSYDPSLGDMNGNHVGIDVNTIISLSSVDVVSRGIDLKSGRQITAWIEYRDDMKMIRVWLDYSQIRPPSPILVTQIDLSNQFKEFMHVGFSASNGQGSSIHVVDHWQFKTFGFLPSVIPMDAVEEGDCFMCFTEEPSMVSESSLIDDHARRKKLEELAFGLGGLAAFVVSLVAIVAVICFFSIKRRRNNIRSKEGLTCRVQTNRLPAKLSLAEIKAATMGFNRNRIVGEGASAKVYKGSLPSGGEVAVKRFERANGIESVRNPFTNEFATMVGCLRHKNLVQLQGWCCEGSELLLVYEYLPHGSLNKVLHNHSSSMIILSWQQRLNIVLGVASALTYLHEECERQIIHRDVKSCNIMLDADFNAKLGDFGLAEVYEHSSNTRDATMPAGTMGYLAPEYVYSGVLTKKIDVYSFGVVVLEVATGRKPVDDDGALVVDWVWNMWEKGKLIEAADPRLMKKFNVVEMERMLMVGLSCVHPDHEKRPPVKEVARILRGEAPLPLLPACKPRIRIRPVFPEDASAGDRPSLDDLPWMTPRSHFS, from the coding sequence ATGCGTTCGTCTTCTCTTTTACTCTTCTGGGtccatttctttctcttctttaacttcaattttctctcactttctacCCCTTTCTTGCCTACCAAGAATGTCACTCTCTTTGGCGATGCCTACTTCAGAAACAATGCCATTAGTCTCACCCAAGAAATCAGttgtctctcttcttcttcttcttcttctgatacTCATATTGGTGTTGGAAGAGCTTTCTATGTGTACCCAATTCGCTTTCTTGATTCAGAAACCAACGCAACCGCTTCTTTCTCATGCCACTTCTCCTTCTCCATCATGCCTTCTCCATTCTGTCCCTCTGGAGATGGGATTGCCTTTCTGATAACAGACAATGCCAAATCTTTCAGTCCCTCTCGCGGCTATATGGGTCTTCCAGAGACAGAGCAGGACTCAGATGAGCAAGACTCTTTTTTTGCAGTGGAGTTCGATACAAGTTATGATCCTTCACTTGGTGACATGAATGGAAATCATGTTGGTATCGATGTCAACACCATTATCTCTCTCAGCTCGGTTGATGTGGTTTCGAGGGGGATTGATTTGAAAAGTGGGAGGCAGATTACAGCTTGGATTGAGTACAGAGATGACATGAAAATGATCCGGGTGTGGCTCGACTACTCACAGATTAGGCCTCCAAGTCCTATTCTTGTTACACAGATTGACCTCTCCAACCAATTCAAGGAGTTCATGCATGTTGGATTCTCTGCTTCTAATGGCCAGGGCTCTTCAATTCATGTTGTTGATCATTGGCAATTCAAAACTTTCGGGTTTCTCCCCTCAGTGATTCCAATGGATGCAGTTGAAGAGGGGGACTGTTTCATGTGCTTTACAGAGGAACCAAGCATGGTAAGTGAAAGCAGCCTTATTGATGATcatgcaagaagaaagaagctaGAAGAGCTAGCCTTTGGATTGGGAGGATTAGCTGCATTTGTTGTCTCCCTAGTTGCAATTGTCGCTGTCATCTGTTTCTTCTCTATAAAGAGGAGGAGAAATAATATCAGAAGCAAAGAAGGTCTAACTTGTAGAGTCCAAACGAATAGATTACCAGCAAAGTTGTCACTTGCTGAGATAAAAGCAGCTACAATGGGGTTTAATCGAAACAGAATTGTTGGGGAAGGGGCATCGGCTAAGGTTTATAAAGGATCCCTTCCATCCGGGGGAGAGGTGGCTGTTAAAAGGTTTGAGAGGGCCAATGGGATTGAATCTGTACGCAATCCTTTCACCAATGAATTTGCAACAATGGTGGGTTGCTTAAGGcacaagaatttggttcagcttCAAGGATGGTGCTGTGAGGGAAGTGAACTTCTCCTCGTTTATGAGTACTTACCCCATGGAAGCCTCAACAAAGTTTTGCACAATCATTCGAGTTCAATGATTATCCTTTCTTGGCAGCAAAGACTTAACATAGTTCTGGGTGTTGCATCTGCTCTGACTTATCTTCATGAGGAATGTGAGAGGCAAATTATTCATAGAGATGTCAAGTCTTGCAACATAATGCTTGATGCAGATTTCAATGCCAAACTTGGAGATTTTGGTTTAGCAGAAGTCTATGAGCATAGTTCTAATACAAGGGATGCAACTATGCCTGCAGGTACTATGGGATATCTCGCTCCTGAGTATGTCTATTCTGGGGTCCTGACTAAGAAAATTGATGTTTACAGCTTTGGTGTTGTGGTGTTAGAGGTGGCAACAGGAAGAAAGCctgttgatgatgatggagCACTGGTTGTTGATTGGGTTTGGAACATGTGGGAAAAAGGGAAACTAATTGAGGCTGCTGATCCGAGGTTGATGAAGAAGTTTAATGTGGTGGAGATGGAGAGAATGCTAATGGTGGGACTTTCCTGTGTGCACCCAGACCATGAGAAGAGGCCACCAGTGAAGGAAGTTGCAAGGATTCTTAGAGGTGAAGCACCACTTCCATTGTTACCAGCGTGTAAACCAAGAATTAGGATTAGACCTGTTTTTCCTGAGGATGCTTCAGCTGGAGATCGTCCCAGCCTTGATGATCTACCATGGATGACCCCTAGGAGCCATTTTAGCTAG